A region from the Peromyscus leucopus breed LL Stock chromosome 9, UCI_PerLeu_2.1, whole genome shotgun sequence genome encodes:
- the LOC114683788 gene encoding histone H3-like centromeric protein A: MRVLAARSPRSTGEQPSLPQCWIFYRDVPELVILSSGPDEASYRHKLSNASAASHSPSSSRRKSVLLVRDIAQDVRTDLSFQSAAIGALQKASEVYLVGLFEDTNLCAIHARHITTMPKDTQLTQSYTEIVLKSPL; this comes from the exons GAAGTCCCCGGAGCACTGGGGAGCAGCCCTCATTGCCCCAGTGTTGGATTTTCTACAGAGATGTGCCTGAGCTTGTCATCCTCTCCAGTGGGCCGGATGAGGCATCCTACCGCCACAAA CTCTCTAACGCCAGCGCCGCCTCTCACTCGCCTAGCTCCAGCCGGAGGAAAAGCGTT CTTCTGGTGCGAGACATTGCTCAGGACGTCAGAACAGATCTGAGCTTCCAGAGTGCGGCTATTGGCGCTTTGCAAAAGGCAAGCGAGGTCTATCTGGttggcctttttgaagataccaacCTGTGTGCTATCCATGCCAGACATATAACAACTATGCCAAAAGATACCCAGCTaacacaaagctacacggagatcGTGCTTAAGAGTCCACTATGA